One part of the Sporocytophaga myxococcoides DSM 11118 genome encodes these proteins:
- a CDS encoding zinc finger domain-containing protein produces the protein MEQNPIISDLGNTTGCKSCGAILKYAPGTNSLQCEYCGTVNEIVTPNDVEKVSELDFNAHTDLDKNNDGESHEVSSVKCTSCGAESTLKPNVTADECAFCGTALVLKNAHIKTVIKPKSVLPFKIDKKEAYSSFGKWLGSLWFAPNDLKKYAVSEKLNGIYLPYWTFDTNTLTDYTGEQGIDRHETEHYTTVENGQTVTKTRTRVVTDWYYAAGSVGNSFDDVLVNASHSLPRDYVDVLEPWDLEGLVPFNENYLAGFRSESYQVGLKDSFELAKNKIKGTIDSSIRSDIGGDRQRIHSSDTTYSNTTFKHTLLPLWISSFRYRGKSFRFLINARTGETKGDRPYSWMKIAGTVISGIITICCFGLDITTGIVALAIFLLLLFKVFK, from the coding sequence ATGGAGCAAAATCCAATTATAAGTGATCTGGGGAATACCACCGGATGTAAGAGTTGTGGAGCGATATTAAAGTACGCTCCAGGTACAAATTCACTTCAATGTGAATATTGTGGAACTGTAAATGAAATTGTTACACCTAATGATGTAGAAAAAGTCTCGGAACTGGATTTTAATGCTCATACTGATCTTGATAAGAATAATGATGGTGAAAGCCACGAGGTTTCGAGCGTAAAGTGTACAAGCTGCGGAGCTGAATCAACACTTAAACCTAACGTTACTGCTGATGAATGCGCCTTTTGTGGCACTGCCCTCGTTCTGAAAAATGCTCATATCAAAACAGTCATTAAACCCAAATCTGTTTTGCCCTTTAAAATCGATAAGAAAGAGGCTTACTCATCTTTTGGTAAATGGCTTGGATCTTTATGGTTTGCTCCAAATGATCTGAAAAAGTATGCAGTATCTGAAAAGCTGAATGGAATATATCTGCCTTACTGGACATTTGATACGAATACTCTGACTGACTATACAGGGGAGCAAGGGATAGACAGACATGAAACAGAGCACTATACTACCGTTGAAAATGGACAGACAGTTACCAAGACAAGGACCAGGGTGGTGACGGATTGGTATTATGCAGCAGGGAGCGTTGGAAATTCTTTTGACGATGTGCTTGTAAATGCATCACATTCTCTTCCCAGAGATTATGTGGATGTTCTCGAACCATGGGATCTTGAAGGTCTTGTTCCATTTAACGAAAATTACCTTGCGGGATTTAGAAGTGAAAGCTACCAGGTTGGGTTAAAAGATAGTTTTGAATTAGCCAAAAATAAGATCAAAGGAACAATCGATTCAAGCATTCGCAGTGATATTGGAGGAGACAGGCAAAGGATTCACTCATCTGATACGACATACAGTAATACCACCTTTAAGCATACTCTATTGCCATTGTGGATCAGCTCATTCAGATACAGGGGGAAATCCTTCAGGTTTTTGATCAATGCCCGTACGGGTGAAACTAAAGGAGACAGGCCATACAGCTGGATGAAAATTGCAGGTACTGTGATCTCTGGAATTATCACAATATGCTGTTTTGGACTTGATATTACCACTGGAATTGTGGCTTTAGCAATCTTTTTATTATTGCTTTTTAAGGTATTTAAATAG
- a CDS encoding DMT family transporter produces the protein MNWIYLSLAIVTEVVGTVMIRFSNSFSKIIPTILMIAFYIVSYYFFNLSIKKIELGTAYAVWSGVGTALLTAVGMLVFNESISLSRVIAITLILIGVLILNLSGSSSQA, from the coding sequence ATGAACTGGATATATCTTTCTCTCGCAATCGTGACAGAAGTTGTAGGCACAGTGATGATCCGATTTTCGAATAGTTTTTCGAAGATCATACCTACTATTTTAATGATAGCTTTTTATATCGTAAGTTATTATTTCTTTAACCTGTCCATTAAAAAAATTGAGCTTGGTACTGCTTATGCTGTATGGTCAGGCGTTGGCACTGCATTACTTACAGCAGTTGGGATGCTTGTTTTTAATGAAAGTATTTCTCTAAGCAGAGTTATAGCCATCACTCTTATTCTTATTGGAGTACTAATACTCAACTTATCAGGATCATCTTCACAGGCATAA
- a CDS encoding ABC-F family ATP-binding cassette domain-containing protein, with the protein MISVDGLTVAFGGRTLFSDVTFNINDNDRIALMGKNGAGKSTMLKIIAGVDKPTKGKITAPNGAVIAYLPQHLLLDDDSTVFEETSKAFASILNMKKEIDALNKELETRTDYESDEYYKIIERVSEVSEQYYSIEEINFDAEVEKTLLGLGFVRENFSRPTSEFSGGWRMRIELAKILLQTPDLILLDEPTNHLDIESIQWLEDFLVNSAKAVIVISHDRAFVDNITNRTIEVTMGRIYDYKTNYSHYLQLREERRQHQQKAFDEQQRFIADTTEFIDRFKGTYSKTLQVQSRVKMLEKLEPIEVDEVDTSSLNLKFPPAPRSGNYPVIANQLGKTYGDHVVFKDASFTIERGQKLAFVGKNGEGKSTMIKAIMGEIDFDGKLEVGHNAMIGYFAQNQASLLDEELTVFQTIDNIAVGDIRTKIRDILGAFMFGGDASAKKVKVLSGGEKTRLAMIKLLLEPVNLLILDEPTNHLDMKTKDILKEALLAFDGTIILVSHDRDFLSGLATKVFEFGNKRVKEHFEDINGFLRNKKMENLREIERKAK; encoded by the coding sequence ATGATTTCAGTTGACGGACTTACTGTAGCTTTTGGCGGCAGAACACTTTTCAGCGATGTTACTTTCAATATCAATGATAATGACAGAATAGCCCTTATGGGTAAAAACGGTGCCGGTAAATCTACCATGCTAAAAATTATTGCTGGCGTTGATAAACCCACAAAAGGAAAAATTACTGCGCCCAACGGAGCTGTCATTGCTTATCTGCCTCAGCACCTGCTGCTGGATGATGATAGCACTGTTTTTGAAGAAACTTCAAAGGCATTTGCTTCTATCCTTAATATGAAAAAGGAAATTGATGCACTGAACAAGGAGCTTGAAACCAGAACTGACTATGAATCTGATGAGTACTATAAAATTATTGAACGTGTCTCTGAAGTCAGTGAGCAGTATTATTCTATTGAAGAAATCAATTTTGACGCTGAAGTTGAAAAGACTTTGCTAGGATTGGGATTTGTGAGAGAAAACTTCTCAAGACCTACAAGCGAATTCAGCGGTGGATGGCGCATGCGTATTGAGCTTGCAAAGATACTATTGCAAACTCCTGATCTTATCCTTCTCGATGAGCCTACTAACCACCTGGATATAGAATCTATCCAATGGCTGGAGGATTTTCTGGTAAACAGTGCAAAAGCTGTAATTGTAATTTCCCACGACAGAGCTTTTGTTGACAATATTACAAACCGCACCATTGAAGTAACAATGGGTCGCATTTATGATTACAAAACCAACTATTCTCATTACCTGCAATTAAGAGAAGAGCGTCGTCAGCACCAGCAGAAGGCGTTTGACGAACAGCAGCGCTTTATTGCAGACACTACTGAGTTCATAGATCGCTTTAAAGGTACATATTCAAAAACGCTTCAAGTACAGTCTCGTGTTAAAATGCTAGAGAAGCTTGAGCCTATTGAGGTGGATGAGGTAGATACTTCATCTCTGAATCTTAAATTCCCTCCAGCCCCTCGTTCAGGTAATTATCCAGTAATTGCCAATCAATTAGGAAAGACTTATGGAGATCATGTTGTTTTCAAAGATGCTTCTTTTACTATTGAAAGAGGCCAAAAGTTAGCATTTGTCGGGAAAAACGGTGAGGGTAAATCAACCATGATAAAGGCTATCATGGGAGAAATTGATTTTGATGGAAAGCTGGAAGTTGGGCATAACGCTATGATAGGCTATTTTGCCCAGAACCAGGCATCTTTACTTGATGAAGAACTAACAGTGTTCCAGACTATCGACAATATTGCTGTCGGTGATATCAGGACAAAAATCAGAGATATTTTAGGTGCCTTCATGTTTGGTGGTGATGCTTCTGCTAAGAAAGTGAAGGTATTATCAGGAGGAGAAAAAACAAGGCTTGCAATGATTAAATTGCTTTTAGAACCGGTAAACCTTCTGATCCTCGATGAGCCTACTAACCACCTGGATATGAAAACCAAAGATATCCTTAAAGAAGCGCTGCTAGCGTTCGATGGTACCATCATTCTTGTTTCTCACGACAGAGATTTCCTAAGTGGCCTGGCTACAAAGGTTTTTGAGTTCGGAAACAAAAGAGTGAAAGAGCATTTCGAAGATATCAATGGGTTCTTAAGAAATAAGAAAATGGAGAATCTGAGAGAGATTGAAAGGAAGGCGAAATAA
- a CDS encoding HEPN domain-containing protein encodes MNIKIIAPLRNFLFKKADTRLKMNGFIATNRQREIQEFILLSPPFSLAVGGINFRTLSDNVCIYYSGNLRSLNVIYDDRNLVAVGRSLLVLFQSYLFAMWLIKDNSVNIFEGFLSSLDETNVREYRHDVNSNSAGSYEDVYFDDDEFNRICRIQEVLLPIFLVNDNSDPTPNFGTNPSVYNKILYNNHNRIRRALDFLCRARYESFLPSKISMYMAVLESLFNTSKSDVDKTVRKRTALFLGGNENIQTLNSEIIKKAYNVRSNYIHGQILGKAENSRNLIDLSQKVDNLIRQVLTKAIDEPSFQMKEKDAIKWIDNTFKLSLRNTFTFKDFTEVNTAGSNFKIYTHEPPCNKSFISEHPLKLCPFCKGAAEIIT; translated from the coding sequence ATGAATATAAAAATAATAGCGCCATTAAGAAATTTTCTGTTTAAAAAAGCTGACACCAGGCTCAAAATGAATGGGTTCATAGCAACAAATCGACAACGTGAAATTCAAGAATTTATTCTTTTAAGCCCGCCTTTCTCTTTAGCAGTTGGAGGAATTAATTTTAGGACTCTTTCAGATAATGTTTGTATATATTACTCTGGAAACTTGCGTTCCTTAAATGTGATATATGATGATCGAAACTTAGTAGCTGTTGGTAGGTCCTTACTTGTTCTATTCCAATCCTATTTATTTGCCATGTGGTTAATCAAGGATAACTCTGTAAATATATTTGAAGGATTTCTTAGCTCCTTAGATGAAACCAATGTACGCGAATATCGTCATGATGTCAATTCAAATTCTGCTGGCTCATATGAAGACGTTTATTTTGATGACGATGAATTTAACCGAATATGCCGTATCCAGGAGGTATTACTACCTATTTTTCTTGTGAATGACAATTCTGATCCAACTCCAAATTTTGGCACCAACCCTTCTGTTTATAATAAGATTTTGTATAATAATCACAATAGAATACGACGAGCTTTGGACTTTTTATGTAGAGCCAGATATGAATCATTCTTACCTTCAAAAATTTCCATGTACATGGCTGTACTGGAATCTTTATTTAATACTTCAAAGTCAGATGTAGATAAAACCGTCCGAAAAAGAACAGCTTTATTCTTAGGGGGAAATGAAAATATCCAAACATTAAATAGCGAAATCATTAAGAAAGCCTACAATGTGAGATCTAATTACATTCATGGGCAAATTTTAGGAAAAGCTGAAAATAGCAGGAATTTAATTGATCTATCTCAGAAAGTAGATAATTTAATTAGGCAGGTATTAACTAAAGCTATTGACGAACCATCATTCCAAATGAAAGAAAAAGATGCAATAAAGTGGATTGATAATACTTTTAAATTATCATTAAGAAACACCTTTACTTTCAAAGATTTCACCGAAGTTAATACAGCTGGTTCAAACTTTAAAATTTACACTCATGAACCACCTTGCAATAAGTCATTCATTTCTGAACATCCGCTAAAATTATGTCCCTTCTGCAAAGGTGCGGCTGAAATTATTACATAA
- a CDS encoding phenylalanine--tRNA ligase subunit alpha, whose product MLDKIKGISEEIEQFQIDTKDSLEKFRLTFVSKKGKVTELFDLLKQVPNEEKRAMGAELNVLKNAAQAKLLHFTEVFEQAASQNASSGKDLTLPGIPDQNGTRHPLSMVREEITQIFERMGFNLSEGPEIEDDWHNFTALNFPLNHPAREMQDTFFIEKNPDIALRTHTSSVQVRVMENQKPPIRTLSPGRVYRNEAISARAHCVFHQVEGLYIDENVSFADLKQTLYHFVKEMFGKDTKLRFRPSFFPFTEPSAEIDISCLICKGEGCNICKHSGWVEIGGSGMVDPNVLENSKIDSKKYSGYAFGMGIERITMLKYQIKDLRLFTENDVRFLKQFTFLG is encoded by the coding sequence ATGTTAGATAAGATAAAAGGCATTTCGGAAGAAATAGAGCAATTTCAGATAGATACTAAAGATAGTCTTGAGAAATTCAGACTAACGTTTGTAAGCAAAAAAGGTAAGGTTACTGAATTATTCGACCTACTGAAGCAAGTACCCAATGAAGAAAAGAGAGCAATGGGTGCAGAGCTGAATGTTCTTAAAAATGCAGCACAGGCTAAGCTTCTCCACTTTACAGAAGTGTTTGAACAGGCGGCTTCACAAAATGCTTCTTCAGGAAAAGATCTGACGCTCCCTGGAATTCCTGATCAGAATGGTACACGTCATCCTCTTTCTATGGTGCGTGAAGAAATTACCCAGATATTCGAGCGCATGGGATTCAACCTTTCCGAAGGGCCTGAGATTGAAGATGACTGGCATAACTTTACTGCCCTGAACTTCCCACTGAACCATCCGGCAAGAGAAATGCAGGATACATTTTTCATTGAGAAAAATCCTGACATTGCATTAAGAACGCATACTTCTTCTGTGCAAGTGAGGGTGATGGAAAATCAGAAGCCTCCCATCAGGACTTTATCTCCAGGAAGAGTTTATAGAAATGAAGCGATATCTGCCAGAGCACATTGCGTGTTTCATCAGGTAGAAGGTTTGTACATAGATGAAAATGTAAGCTTTGCAGATCTTAAGCAGACACTTTACCACTTTGTGAAAGAGATGTTTGGAAAAGATACTAAACTTAGATTCAGACCTTCATTTTTCCCTTTTACTGAGCCCAGTGCGGAAATTGATATCAGCTGTCTGATCTGTAAGGGTGAGGGCTGCAATATCTGTAAACATTCAGGATGGGTTGAAATCGGTGGTTCAGGAATGGTTGATCCTAACGTACTTGAAAACTCAAAGATTGATTCTAAGAAATATTCAGGTTATGCTTTCGGTATGGGTATTGAAAGAATTACCATGCTTAAATACCAGATCAAAGATCTTCGCTTGTTCACAGAGAATGACGTGAGATTCCTGAAGCAGTTTACCTTTCTTGGGTAA